The DNA region GCCAACATTAGCTAGTTGGAAAGATACAACCCATAAAATAAAAGAATGGGAAACAGATCTTTCAAGTCAAACAGGATCTAGTCAAGCTGGAATTTTACATGGAAATAATGAGAATATTGTAGCTTTTAGATGGGTAGAAAAAGAAAACAACAACAAAATCATGGTTTCAACTGGTCTTCTTGATGCTCCTAAAATAGAAAAAAGAGTGTCCGATGGAAACGGACTTCTCAATAAAAATGGATCTAGTCGTTCTAATCTTTTTTCTGGTGATACTGACAATGTATTGTTTACTTATAGTAAAATGTACGATATAAAAAAGTTTTATAATAAAACATGGTATTATGTTTATTCAAATCCATCAAATTTTGGACGTATTGTTTTACTTTGTGGAGCAGATATCTTGAGAGAGATGGCATCTCAAATAAATCATAAAATCAAAGATATAAAACCACGTATTAGGAAAAATTTCATATATTTTTTTATAAGATCTTGTGCAAATGTTTATATGAGGGAAATAACCACACAAACCATAGTAGGAGATATGATCAAAGGAGAAACTGATATAGTATATTCCACATATTTAGGTTATGATGAAATAGCACATCACTCTGGAATTAGAGATAATGACTCATTTCAGGCCCTTAAAGGAATAGATAAACAAATAAGGAGAATAGCTGGTGCAAATAGATATTCTACAAAACCATACCATATTGTTGTTCAATCTGATCATGGACAAAGTAATGGAGCTACATTTAAACAGAGATATGACCTTAGTCTAAAAGATTTAGTACACAACTTGCTTCCAGAAGATATGAAAATTTACAGTGAACTATCTTCAAATGAAGACCATTTTTCACAAGCTATTACACTACCTATAAAAGATGTAAAAGATAAAGTTAAAGACAAAACTAGCATTGCAAAGGATAAATATGATGAAATTTCAACAAAAATTATTTCAAAAAGAGATGATATATTAGAATATGTTAAAAAGCATAAAATACCTAAAAATATTACAAAAGAAAAGATAAATACCAACTTAAATAATGCTGAAGTTATTGTTCTTGCATCTGGAAATCTTGGACTTATTTACTTGACACAATGGAAAGATAGACTTGACTATGAATCAATAAGAACATTGTTTCCAGAGTTAATTCCAGGTCTTGTTCAACATGAAGGAATTGGATTTATTTTAGTTGATTCCAAAGAACATGGAGCTCTTGCAATTGGAAAAGAAGGAGTATATTATTTAGAAAAAGATACATTCGAAGGAAAGAATCCTTTGTCTGATTTTGGACCTAATGCGACTAAACATCTCCTTAGAACAAACAATTTCAAATATACGCCAGATATTTTGGTAAATAGCTTTTATGATAATGATAAAGATGAAGTAGCTGCATTTGAAGAGTTAATTGGAAGTCATGGAGGACTTGGAGGAACACAAAATAGACCATTCATCATGTATCCAAATAATTGGAAAATAGGAGAAAATGATATTATTGGTGCTGAAGCTATTCATAAAATTATTAAAGAAAATTCAAAGAAGTTATAATAAAAAAATTATAAAAAAATATAAAAAATATAAGAAATTATAAAAAATTTATGTTACTTCAACATGTATAATTGTAAAAATTTATAATTGTGTTACTTCAACATATATGTTAAAAGAAGGAAGTAAAAAAATAATTATTATTTAAAATAGGAATACACTATGCCAAATCTGTTTATTGTAGGAATCGGTCCAGGTTCCAAAGATTATCTTACTCAAAAAGCTATAAATACTGTTAAAAATGCAGATGTTACTATTGGAAGTTGGAGAGCAATTGATATCTTTGATGATGTTGGAAAAACTATTGGTTTAAATGTTAAAGACCTTCAAGAAAAATTAGAACTTGCAGTAGATTTAGCTATTGATGGAAAAGAAGTTTGTGTACTTTCAACAGGCGATCCTGGTTTTTCAGGGGTTTTAAAAACAATTTTAAAAATAGCTAAAGAAAAAGAATTTAATGAAGAGAATATCGAAGTGATTCCAGCAGTAAGTTCTCTTCAATTAGCTGCAGCTAAAAACAGAATATCCTGGGATGAAGCAAATATAATGACATTTCATGGTAGAGAAAATATAGAAGATATTTTAACAGTTATTAATAATGGTCAACCTACAATAGCTTTACCTTCAAAAAGTGTTAAAGATATGGCAAGGTTTTTACTGGATAATGGAGTTGATGAAAATAGAAAAGTAACAATTTGTGAAAGACTAAGTTATCCAGAAGAAAAAATTGTTACAACAAGTTTAAAAGAAGTTATAAATAGTGAATTTAGCTATATGTGTGTAATGATTATTTATTTTGATAAATATTAAAATTTAGAAGTATTATAAGTATTATAAGTATTAAAAATATATTAAAAAATATATTAAAAATAATAAAAAACAATAAAATTAATAAAAATAATGAAATGCTAAAATAAATGAAAATAATAAAAAATTAAAAGAATTTTAAATTATTTAAATAAAAAAAGAGTGACTATATAGTCACTATTCCATGAATATAGCTGGTTTATAAGGCATTGCATTTCTTGCCTTATTTTGAGGATCATAGCTATCATCTTGGTGAATAACGATCTTAGCATTAGTTTCTTCGGATATAAAGTCTAAAGCATCTGAAAGTACGTCATATTCATCAATCTTTCCAACATACTTTGTTTTTGTCATTTCACGACTGATTTTTTTAGCAAATTCAGCTATTTCCTTTTTATTTTCATGAATATTTTCACCGATAGATCTTCCCATAATTTGACCAATATCTGGTTTTCCAACATCAGCAGCTATTCGATAAAGTTCCCATTTCCAATTAGGAGCTAAATAAACATGGATTTTCTCTGGTTCAACTTCAACAATCTTTTTTATTTCATTTATATCTTTAACAATATTTTGAACCATTTCTTCTGATTTTTCAATAATTTCACTTGGGAGACAGCTATCTGTTTGTAGGTTTAATGTAGGAGTACATTTCATTGGGAAATATTGGTATTTTATTGGCCATTCTGCTTCTGATACAAATCCTTCTCCACCATACTTACTCCAAAGTTCTTCACTACTATGAGGTGTAAATGGAGCAAGAATTCTAATCCAAGATTCAAGTATTGAAGATAAAACGAAAATTAAAGCTTCATCAACCTCATTATCTCCATTTCCATCTTTATTTTTACCTTTATCCCTATTTTTATCCCCATTTCCTTCAATTAAATGTTTTGTACGATACATATAATGATCAACGTCTTTTTTAAGAAGGAAAAGAGAATCTTGAAGAGCTTTTCTTGTTTGGAAACCTTCTAATGCTTTTGTTGCATCATTGATTCTAATATAGAGCTGATTCATCATCCAAAGATCAATTTTTCTTGTTAAATCAATACGTTTGATGTTACTTAAATCAAGAGGAGAACCTTTTATTTTTTCTATTTTTTCAGCAAATTCAAAGAACCAATCTAAACGTCTTTTTGTTCCAATAACTTCTTTTTCTCTCCAATCAAAATCTTGCCATGGCTCAGCTGAAGACATTAAAAAGAGTCTTACTA from Methanobrevibacter sp. TMH8 includes:
- a CDS encoding phage holin family protein, with protein sequence MNIYLKNILTTVKFLLTTGIVWIGEILVFYFLANLSIGLTIDNLATAALVIVILEIINAVFWPIIARLLLPFFVYTIGIGSLLLNAGIIWAISLFIPSLSISGYALILVPLGIAAIHTILKTILINDEESYYNFIIRRKNKRAMDGSIVITDDYINNIRSRIDQNKNENNEINDKNNNNNNNNNKEDLEYTDKNLEYPIKTEDEHFGLIIIEIDGLAKDILEEAIEKGYMPTLASWKDTTHKIKEWETDLSSQTGSSQAGILHGNNENIVAFRWVEKENNNKIMVSTGLLDAPKIEKRVSDGNGLLNKNGSSRSNLFSGDTDNVLFTYSKMYDIKKFYNKTWYYVYSNPSNFGRIVLLCGADILREMASQINHKIKDIKPRIRKNFIYFFIRSCANVYMREITTQTIVGDMIKGETDIVYSTYLGYDEIAHHSGIRDNDSFQALKGIDKQIRRIAGANRYSTKPYHIVVQSDHGQSNGATFKQRYDLSLKDLVHNLLPEDMKIYSELSSNEDHFSQAITLPIKDVKDKVKDKTSIAKDKYDEISTKIISKRDDILEYVKKHKIPKNITKEKINTNLNNAEVIVLASGNLGLIYLTQWKDRLDYESIRTLFPELIPGLVQHEGIGFILVDSKEHGALAIGKEGVYYLEKDTFEGKNPLSDFGPNATKHLLRTNNFKYTPDILVNSFYDNDKDEVAAFEELIGSHGGLGGTQNRPFIMYPNNWKIGENDIIGAEAIHKIIKENSKKL
- a CDS encoding cobalt-precorrin-7 (C(5))-methyltransferase; the encoded protein is MPNLFIVGIGPGSKDYLTQKAINTVKNADVTIGSWRAIDIFDDVGKTIGLNVKDLQEKLELAVDLAIDGKEVCVLSTGDPGFSGVLKTILKIAKEKEFNEENIEVIPAVSSLQLAAAKNRISWDEANIMTFHGRENIEDILTVINNGQPTIALPSKSVKDMARFLLDNGVDENRKVTICERLSYPEEKIVTTSLKEVINSEFSYMCVMIIYFDKY